The following coding sequences are from one Gossypium raimondii isolate GPD5lz chromosome 4, ASM2569854v1, whole genome shotgun sequence window:
- the LOC105767851 gene encoding small polypeptide DEVIL 16 produces MAGKEKDTRFINNKQACEPCRSFGQKCSHLVKKQRAKFYILRRCIAMLVCGRERGDP; encoded by the coding sequence ATGGCAGGCAAAGAAAAGGACACAAGATTTATTAATAACAAGCAGGCCTGTGAGCCTTGCAGATCATTTGGTCAAAAATGCAGTCATTTGGTTAAGAAGCAGCGAGCCAAATTCTACATCCTCCGACGTTGCATTGCTATGCTTGTTTGCGGCCGTGAGCGTGGCGACCCTTAG